The following are encoded in a window of candidate division WOR-3 bacterium genomic DNA:
- a CDS encoding GTP-binding protein, translating into MAKQKFERTKPHVNIGTIGHVDHGKTALTAAITKAL; encoded by the coding sequence ATGGCGAAGCAGAAGTTTGAGCGGACGAAGCCGCATGTTAACATTGGGACGATTGGGCATGTTGATCATGGTAAGACGGCGTTGACTGCGGCGATTACGAAGGCGTTGGA